CTAatattttcttctctaaataccGTAAGTGGTAAATGAAGTGAGGTTGTAGCGAGCAGTTACgtcttggtgatgataaatggtttgAATCATTAGAAAATGTTTTTCTTGAGAGTGTataaatccactccatcccatttttaatatttttttcatgattcctttcaaaatacacccaaatctgcactgattcaggtaaataaacagtagcctaatggGACTGTAGACCATCGCCGGAAACCCGGAAGAGCCCGGATGTGCCTCTTTGGTCATGTGATTGCAACTCAGTTATAAGTATCCTTAATTTAACAATAATCCATTATAAAACACAAGGTTTATGAATATATACAGGTATAAAATaatcatagttgcatattacGAACAGATACAAAATTTCCAAGACAGAAGTGTATTaaaaagtgtccagtaacaaacttGTCCACATCATTCACCTTACTGCGTTATAAGCTTAACCTAATGAATAGTGACCACTAGATGTCACCAAAAAACAATGTCATTCTTCTTTAATTTAAGAGCAGCATAAATCCATTCCAGATGGTTATTGAttaataggttagtgtttttcatacctaccattgttagTAATCAAGACTTTTGTAACTTTCCAAACTACTAAATAAGTGTGTGTGATTCGTGTAGATATCATATCGGATCAATATGAGTATTGGCCAACACTCAAGACTCCAACATTATTATCATATCTGAAGTGAAGTTGCAGAGACACtcttacttatttttatataaaCACCAGAGTCTGTAAGTAAATCCCTTTCTTGTTGAAACTACAGCCGAAGCCTCAGGGCTACATGATGCCCCCACCACAAATGCACTACAACGGCCACTTTACAGAACCCTACGGCTCATCGCAAGGTAACATCTTTCAACACAAATGTTTATCATATTCACTATGATCATTAGGCATTGCTTATCCAGGAGAGGTTTCTCTGTCATAGACAACCTGTACATGAACAGCCAAAATGGATATTACTACCACTCCCAAACCAGCCTGGACTGCCCGCCCATGGAGTATGGCAACGGGGGGCGCTTGCGTAACGGCAGCGTGTACAGCGCCCACAGCACCAGCTCTCTGACCAACCCGCAGCACTACCTTCAGCCATCGCCCATGTCGTCTAACCCCTCAATCACAAGTGACATCACCAGGGCCGACTACATCCCCTCGCATCGTCACAGCGCCCTAATCCCACCCTCCTACCGCGCCACTCCCGATTATGAGACGGTGATGCGGCAAAAGAATCGAGGCGGCGGGAGGATTTTATCTCAAGAGCACCGGCAGAGCCACTCCATGAGGAACTTGAACATCGGGAACTCGTACGCCTACAGCAGGCCAGACCCTCTCGTTTACAGCCAGCCGGAGATCAGAGGGGAGCATGGCGGCGCTGTTCAGCAGCACCACCATCACTATCCCTTCCATACAGGCAGCAGCTTCCACAGCCCGTCACCATACCACCCTTACCCCACTGAGAGGAGACCTGTGGTTGGGGCGGTCAGTGTCCCCGAACTCACCAACGTCCAGCTACAGCAAGTTCAAGAGTATCCGGCCCCCAACATAATGAGGACACAGGTGTACAGACCACCCCCGCCGTACCCGTATGCACATCCTCGACCTGCTAACAGCACGCCGGACCTGTCACGTCACCTCTACGTCAGCAGCAGCAACCCTGACCTGATCATCACGCGCCGTGTGCATCACTCGGTCCAGACTTTccaagaagacagcctgcctgTTGCTCATTCATTGCAAGAGGTATCCGAGCCTCTTCTGAGCGGACCACCGCACAGACCGACTTACCACGGCCAAAAGCGCAACTCCATCGAGGTAGCTGGGCTAGCACAGAGCCTGGAAGGGATAAGGCTCAAAGAGCGGCACATGTCTTCATCAGCGGCCGAAACTGCAACACCTCCCCCGGTCCCACAGGTAGGTAGATCGCAAGGTTCTCAGCTCAACGTCTTTTTGGAGCGCACAAAGACGGCAGACAAGGCCGACGCAAAGGACGATGTGCAGTATGGACACAAGAAATCTCTCTCTGACGCTACCATGCTGGTGCACAGCAGCGGTGAGGACGAGGAGTTTGAGGAAGACACAGGGCGTCACACGCCGCTCTCTCATGATGCAATAACCGCCATAATTCCCGAACAGCCGCCACCACCACCACTGCAGCAGCAACATCACGCCTTTATAGCGCCATCTCAACAGCAGACTCCCCTTGAGCCCCCTCCAGCATATCCGATCGGCTCGACCATGGACCCTTCGCTAGCTGCCGCCCTCACCTACAAGGTTCACCCGCTAATCCAAGAGAAAGAGCCGGCGTACCTGCCTCAAACCAGAATCATGCCCTCTGTGTCGGAGGGAGACCTAAGTGGTGAAACAAAGCACAAATCAAAGAAAGACTTTAAAAGGTGGCCAGTGGCTGATGTACCTCAGGTGAAGAAGACCATCGAAGGTTTACCCCCTCCGGTGAGTTGTCAGTATCTGTTAATTTTCTGCCGATTATCCTGTTTAGGTCAAGGGTGAGCAGTGGTTCCCATAGAATGGCAATCTATTAGTGGCGGCAAGGGGGTGGTAAGGGTTGTGGCAGGGGCAGGCCGGGGCAATATTAAAATAACGTAATCGTATAATTGGGTATGAcgcatgtattttttatttttttgtaggctaaaaaaaatgtttttcattcgTTGTTGGGTATTGTATTACTACAATGTAACACAGGCTGCAATTTATACATCCATGGTTTATTTTGTGAATGCCCAGATATGATTGGCTATTTTTTTATTCTTGTGTAGCGTTTTTCGTCCACCTCTAACTCCCAAACTGTTCAGCTGATTGGTCCTGTTCAAGCGTCAAAACCTTCAGCGCTTTTAGGAGATGCAGGTTCATTCAACAAACGTTCCCTAATATTACCGGCTTTACAGTAAATcataattttcaattttttttgcccttttttttctttcgcCTACTCCTTCCAAATGTTTTAACTAACTTAAACCATTCCaccattcaaaaatgtgtctttatTAGGACAATACAACTTAGTATTCTTTAAccaaaaaaattcccagtttttacaGTATTCATGATTTTCCAAAATATTGGACAATACAATTGGTACACAGCCCACTATTCTCACTTAGTTTCcttcccgcgaccccgaaagggaataagcggtagaaaatggatggatggatggatggatgaaaataacCTTGAATGCAAGTAAATCTTCAACACAATAggaaaaatgtatttgttgtggtaaaaaatatttatttagtcTGATATCAGCAAGAAAACATTACTTTCGACAATAACTTCTGAGTAATAATGTCATTTTGACCTATTGCATTAAAATTAAACATTGGCAGTCacctttgtatttaaaaaaatagtcccCTTAAGGGCTAATTTGCAAAATGTTCGTTATTTTTTTTACGtacttttatttaattgtgtttGTGTCACATACTTTATGTAAAGTTTCACATTTCAGTAATTTTGTCCAGGCAAGAATCGAGCAATGAAATGTGTGCTGTCCAGCACGTCATATTGGTTGACGTATGGATTCACGCACAAAATGGTCTAaattgtgtataatatatatatacttatatatatagttaggtcaggaaaaaacacgatGGCTATTGCGTTATGAACACTGTATAACAAATAAACTACAGTAATCTCAacgatacataatatatataatatatagtgtgtgtatccatccatgcattttctactgcttgtccctttcggggttgcggggggtgctggagcctaactcagctgcattcgggcggtaggcggggtacaccttggacaagtcgccacctcatcgcagggccaacacagatagacaaccttcacactcacgtCCACTTACTCGGCCCAAATTAGTGTTGCTAATAAACCTatgccaggtgcatgtctttggaagtgggaggaagccgcagtacccggagggaatctacgcagtcacggagagaacatgctaactccataCAGAAAGGTCCTGAGCCccggatcgaacccaggaccttcttattgtgcgGCACACGCACTTGTGCCACCATGATGcccgtatatatgtgtgtgtgtgtatatatataattgtatatgtgtgtgtatgtatgtatgtatatgtacgtacctATATCTATGGTTGtagatatagatgtgtgtgtatgtatatgtatatatatatatatgtatgtatatgtatatatatatatatgtatgtatgtatatatatatatatatatatatatatatacatacatacatacacggtTTCCTGCAGCGCTTTGTCGTTAAGGCatccgccttaacaacaaagagccaccacctaaactaaagtcttaaaaaaatatctatatatatatatatatatatatatatttttttttttttgtcctgtccagcttcttcggcaaatcatatagttgatgtaaatgcccatatcggctgttcagatttactttacaaaagagaagtgtaggatacttctcttagattagattagattagatagtactttatttattccgtcaggagagttccttcagaaaaattaaaattttcagcacaatcccattcaagtttagacaaacattacagggagacagaacatgatcgctgacgggtctgccggcttccagcgccccttacaaaaaagatgagataaaggtaaacaaaggggggggggggaatagaagatttaaataaaatttaaaaaatcggtcattgcctgggccctggagaggaggtgcagactgaggccaagggaaaaaaacaaataaattaaaaaaataaaaaaacaactcataaccatggtacacatccctcttccatgtgtgtaagagggaaacatcaaacatcaaagaacacagaggacattaaagacattaaagcagcagatacaaccagacacttctacatacagctatgaataaaaagtaaaagaaacatatccactgtggtggcctctgcggtgttccacgccatcgtctgctggggaggagggagcatggtcagagacagaagcagacccaacaaagcaaccaagacagccgactccactctcggccagtgtccagtccgcatggatgagcgaggatacgtccaaggtgactgaggtgtccgacacctactcacccagtcaagacaagTCAAagtcttgttgccttatttgtatttgactttattaaatgtatttatagtaTCATTTTGtgctaatctaaagtcttaacaagctgctacgcttcgtactgcctctgtcagtatgtctctgcAACACCCagtattgtcccacccacacaaccatttgattggttacacgtagagcggtaacagccaatcagcagtgtgtattcaaagcgcatgtaacagccaatcagcagtgcgtattcagagcgcatgtaaaagccaatcagcagtgcgtattcagaacgcatggagtcagtgctcatggcagaggcaggcagagaggagcgacggtgcgggttagcagaaaggtgtttagcaagtgagcataatgcagcggactctccccaaattataataaacacttcccagtcaactactagtaacatcactatgagcccgttgacgttctcgAAATATAAGCGGCAGCTTTGAGGTGGAGGCTAATTagtttttagcgtaacgttagcttatTTTGCGGTGTGGGAATGCGTATGTGTGTTAcgaacagcaaagccctgtctatctgagagaaagacaagcataagcattattgacctacagataacaactaagttatttaaCTTTGCCTCTTTctttgttgaagcagcaaaaaaggacattatgttgaATGAAGAGTgcctgtctctgatagttgatataataatgtaactgcatcataaagcctgcatgaactccatggtgttcaggaatgaatagtctctcctattgctattgtactatttttttcagctatagttacattaataattagtaatgtagcagcctagttttgaatggcagggtcccacctatcacatgttgataaaaatataacatttacataataaaaaatctactacaggctttccaaatgctgtaataaatcaagcatgatgagttgagcatatgtcagcatgtgaccACACTTTTAACTAATTTTTTCAaatgcttattgcaaacgcttatttacagtaagtcattaattggacttagtcattattttgtcttagtaagtcaatatttccTAAGTcgaaataatgacacatttggtatatcaagacatgcacctggggataggttgattggcaacactaaattggccctagtgtgtgaatgtgagtgtgaatgttgtctgtctatctgtgttggccctgcgacttgtccagggtgtaccccgccttccgcccgatagtagctgagataggtgccagcgaccccaaaagggaataagcggtagagaatggatggatggatggaaactaggactgttttgtgttttgcttTTACTTTAcgtaaaaaatatcgagatatatatcgtatattgccattcagcatacggagtggaaaacacaaccaaaaattgtaggcttcttaaCGCGActaagccggcctacttcaccgcatACTGTAGTCTAgggcccccccaccccccatcccgTCCGTCGCCTgtccttaactaacaaatattctagGGTAATCAATGGacaacatataaaaaaaataccaaaataaacatgacacatcattacgtcacttcctagaaacactgatatatatatatatatatatatatatatatatatatatatatatatatatatatgtgtgtgtatatatgtatgtgtatatatacaatgtgtgtgtatatatacaatatgtgtgtatatatatatatatatgttatatatgtatatatatatatacatatgttgttatatatatatatatatatatgttatatatatatatatatatatatatatatatatataatacagtaaatatttttaaaagaatGTCAGGGAAACTACTGAGCTGCAGCCTTTTTCAGATGACTGGGTGGAAAAATGCTATTCACCGGTCAATTACAGGACGCATACAGACATTTACACTTGACCTCACAATTTTACATCTTCAATTAGCTTATTGTGGATTACTGTGGGAGGAGAGGGGTGTACCTGGTGGTATTTTAATCTTAAATGCGCCAGACACAAATGTACGAGTAACTGGTTTTGTGCTATTGTGTTGGTTTCAAAAATTGTCATTGTCTCTTCCCCCTTGTTGCAAATCTAATCCATTCTCAGTTGGCCTTCAACCACGCAGGCAAACCGGCCAGGTGGCATTTCAGCGCAAAGATTCCAAATAGGGCACAGTTTTCCACCCCCCTTTTCAGCTGCTTTAGCTGTGACAAACAAGATGAGAGAGTCGTGTTCACTCGTCTTCCGTACTTGTACTCCTCTTCCCACACCAGGGCATGAAGAGCGTACGGTTGAACATGAGAAAGATGGGCCCTCTGAAGGTTGCTCATCTCAATGGCCTGTCTGTGTCGAGGCACCCTGCACAGAGCGATGTGAAGGACGAGCCCGAACAAGCCTCCAATGATGAGAAGGTAGGGACAGCTTCGTCAAGCTGAAACATTTACACTTGCATCTAGATGCATGTTACAGAGTTTGTAACGCTTGCTGATTAAGTTTCAAGGAAACAAGATAATAAAATATGTTGGACTCATTAGTCTTAGGTTAGTAAAAGCTCAGTAAAGTTGAACACTGGGTAGTCTAAGGGAGTCCAAATGAGGACATGCTGCATTTAGCTATGTATCGACTAAACGGTGCCCTTGTCTTGTTTTCCAGTGTAAAGCCCTGGAGCGACACATGGAGAGGGGCGAGTTGCTGAAGGAATACGAGAGCGTCCCCAAGTCTCGCCCGTCTGGGGAGTGCACCATCGCCCAGATGGCGGAAAGCGCCGACAAGAACCGTTTTCAGGATGTACTGCCATACGACGACACCCGAGTGGAGCTGGTCCCCACCAAGGAAAACAACACTGGCTACATCAATGCATCGCACATTAAAGTAAGTGACCACCCACCCACTGGCCACATCATTAGGTGGACTcacccaaatgataaaaaaagagAGGACCGACAATGAAACCTTGAGAAACACCACTATCAGAACTAAAGAAGCTGAACAAGTGGTCAaaactgcatctgaagtaaacaagctacagcaacaccttagttaccgGTACATAAATCacacattgaaaaaaaatgtaactggCAAAAATTTGGGCTGGACGATAGTGGTGTAAATAATAATCACGAttatttttgattgatattgtattCACGATTACACaatcatttattaattttaaacaTGAGTATTTGTTGTACCACCCAAACTCAACTTTAAACTGGACATTAATTAGTAATTAATAAACCACGATAAGTAAAATAAtcatagcaatataaaaaaactgtaaatttcagtttttccgttttaattgtttttaattcggTTTTTgaccttttacacttattttacgaCTATAGCATGTATGTTTAATACATTGTTTGCTAGATAACTGCAAAAATCATCATTTACTGGATCAATACATCTGTGGACACTTTTGTATTTAAGCGTAAATGTATAAATAAGTTTGTTAAGTACATTATTATTGTGTAAGATACTTATTTTGTTAGTGTAGTGTAGTCAGACCAGATGTGGCGTGCAACACGCTATTGTTGTGAAGGGGGCAAGTCTTCTGTGCTGTTGTCTCACCTTGACGAGTAAAGAGGCGACTCACTTGAAACTCAAGCTGCTACTGTTGTTGTGTCTGTGCTTTACAtcgatgatgtcattcacaacaacaccagcagatgagatgtgttgtgtgtgtatggattgttcttgtgAGCTCTGGTTTTGGGTTTAATCGCTGTTTCTAGTGACCGTCTCGACAGTTTGTAGTTTGTGTCGGGGATGAATGAGCACTATCGGACACCCTAAATAAATAttccttctcctcacaatgacaaaAATTGTCTTAGATTTAAGTAAATGTATCTGATATTCTGTGTTTAACAGCGGATTCCGCTTGATTGGCCAATTATGGGACTCTGTCTGCAGTCACGTAAATGCGGAAATCATATGACTTACTTATTTTGTTAAGTGTTGAGTtgaatttgagtttattttgaacatgcatgcataccacatgatacatcacaatttccagtttaacatttgttcacttcctgttctcaatttattcaccaTATACtctataagtaatcacaataaaaataaataaataatactcggtgaagtaagttacatttccaAGTGAGaggagtaagattattttgaaaatgaatagatggatgaaatgaattcagaatatttatcatggtttttcttgtttgtactttgtaaacactttaagtgtaGTAATTATTGATTAGGCATACTAGCATTATcacaaataaaaagtagcaactATAGTGACATCCCAAAGTTCGAGTAGACTATTTGGCTTTTGCTCTTTTTTCACTTATTCTGTTACACCATCACAAGCTTCGGAGTTTGCATCAATGTTCCACGGCCcattaatcaattttttttaatttttgattattatatttttataattgtgAGAAGCAAtaatcaaaattaaaattaaattaaattcattTGTCTAGCCCTACATAATGGGAACTCCTCAGTTATAAAGAataccaccatcagtgtgtgaatgtctgtgtgaatgggcaaatgtggaaataatgtcaaagcgctttgggctccttaagaaggggtagaaaagcgctatacaagtacaaccaaatTGACCATTTACCAAGTTCGGACCCAAGGTTAAAATATCagtgcaaggatctgccaatgttttCACACTGCTTCAAATTTTTCTACACAAAAGGAGCACTCCAGTGGTTTCCCCAAATGGACTGAACTCGCCAGTTGAAATAACCTTGGTCGAATTGAATCGAATACAAAACGTGCCTGAAGATTTTACACACAAACTGTAAAACTGCACAGCATCATAGGGACTGTGGTTTCCAATAATTTGGTTAACTTATTTAGAAGTAGAAACTATGACAAATACCGAATGGCTTTGGGTACCCGTACCTGATAAAGTGTGCAGTGAGTGTTATCAGCAAGAAGACATCTCACAAGTGTCCAGACAACAATGCATGACATGCTGCGACTCCCACGCGGACGTCTGAAGGTTTGCTGCGGGACTGGTTTTTCCGACACATTGCAGCAAGTaatgttgtttttgtctttttaaaaaagGTTGTCTTTGTCTCTCCAGTTGAATGTTGGAGGACATGAGTGGAACTACATCGCCACCCAGGGGCCCCTTGTCAACACATGCCAGGACTTCTGGCAGATGGTGTGGGAGCAGGGTGTCGCCATCATCGCCATGGTCACTGCCGAAGAGGTCAGTTGACGTCTCTGTAGCCCTTTTCACACAGCCTGTAAAAGCcggctttttttcccttttaaacTGGGTTGCCGCTCCGTAAAAATGGCACCAACTTAAAATGGAGGAACAAAGTCTCAGGGAAATTTTCTGAAAGTCTTCCATGGAGAAAAGCAGCAAGTCTGACATTCAACAAACTATAATCCCAGTCACGGCAGGATATTACTGTTAACTTGTGATGACATTCGCATCTGCCGTGACGTACAAGATACTTACCGAACAGAAGCCAGTGTCAGGTGTTGCACGTCTCATCCTTGTTGACAGCACTGTGGAATAACACACACAGGCCGTGTTCCGCCTCTGTTGCTTCTTTGTGATGAGATCACGCGAGATTAAAACATAATAATATTTCTCCTTTTAGAAAACAGCGTCTTCCATAGTAGAAGGCCGTTGGAAGTTTTAGTTGTTTTCATCAAATAGAAGCGTAATCTGTCTGGTTGTGTGCGAGAGATTAGAACTGCACATTGAGCGCTTTTAAtgtaaacatcttataagtaaaCTTGGCACTGGCTGCTGTGACGTcagaaattcggccgccatcttgaagtggtgatgaggagccggcgagcatcctaaactgacagttgacaggtagaaatcaaaaaacaaaaagctggtgtttagcgttttcctgctcaaatgagcggactgttgaaaataggaatcgggggattacttttcacaaataAGATTTAatattaacgtactattggttggaTTTTGTCAacagaatattaccacagagttgagtaGTAGCAAAGATGTACAATAGTTCTGAAATTctagccgctagcaaacaagagtatgaccataatagaattgcttgtcaattaAATTAATTGAATTTAAAAATTTCATACTTGAATTACATAAAGTTGAAccaaatgatgaagatgaagatttTAAAAGCCAACAGGGGTAAAAGTTAGGACCACAATCCAGATTGTGTAGGGAAGCCGGGGGGGCGGGGGTAATATATGTAAGCTAGCTAGACAATGAGATGGACAGTGGCTATACAGTATTATACAAGTCTTAATTTAGTCTAGCTTTTCCAACCAATTTTGTGTAGCCCACCTTTGTGAATTGTGTGggacttttatccaaagcgacatacataaaaaatacatacataacaATCACTGCAAACACTATTATTTAAGGTAAGAATGTAATAcacaagacagaataaactctctgctgtggcagcaacagaaatacagtctataggtccctaagatatatagatatctaatgtattcatacattgtttatgtatgatatacgcatgtatatataacctaatcatattgttacttcaacttaaaaatagctggccaattttttccccccttttctaGGATTGTATTCCCAGTTTTGACCTCGGACGTTTGGTCACTTATAGTATATAAGAATATTCCattactgttaaaggcctactgaaatgagattttctcatttaaacgggaatagcaggtccattctatgtgtcatacttgatcatttcgcgatattgccatatttttgctgaaaggatttagtcgagaacatccacgataaagttcgcaactttcggtgctaagagaaatgccctgcctctaccagaagtcgcagacgatgacgtcacatgttgatggctcctcacatattcacattgattttaatgggagcctccaacaaaaagtgctattcggaccgagaaaacgacaatttcctcattaatttgagcgaggatgaaagatttgtgtttgaggatattgataacgacggactagaaaaaaaaaataaaaaacgcgattacattgggacggattccgatgtttttagacacatttactaggataagtctgggaaatcccttatctttctattgtgttgctagtgttttagtgagttaaatagtacctgatagtcggaggtatgtctccacgggtgtcttgacggcagtgtctcaggggagtcgacggcagctttatggacggcacaagct
The sequence above is drawn from the Nerophis ophidion isolate RoL-2023_Sa linkage group LG03, RoL_Noph_v1.0, whole genome shotgun sequence genome and encodes:
- the ptpn21 gene encoding tyrosine-protein phosphatase non-receptor type 21 isoform X1 — its product is MPLPFGLKLKRTRRYTVSSKSCLVTRIQQLNGEFVEFTLSVDSTGQECLEAVAQRLELREITYFSLWYFNKQNQQRWIDPDKPLKKQLDKYGAEPTVYFGVVFYIPSVAQLQQEITRYQYYLQLKKDVLEGRISCTLEQAIRLASLAVQADFGDVDRYDSQEFLQKFALFPIDWIQEERVLEEATQKVALLYQSYRGLPAPEAEMLYMQEVEKMEGYGQESYQAKDHTGTDVTLGSCLDGIFVKHKNASPLNLFRWNDINNMSHNRSFFALELLNREESVQFQTEDMETSKYVCRMCLARLKFYKINKSSLEECDPQPSEGSQKSLLTLSFPRFSMLSRPSPPSNKGQTQPTVVNTVRRRSSTRLSLPKPQGYMMPPPQMHYNGHFTEPYGSSQDNLYMNSQNGYYYHSQTSLDCPPMEYGNGGRLRNGSVYSAHSTSSLTNPQHYLQPSPMSSNPSITSDITRADYIPSHRHSALIPPSYRATPDYETVMRQKNRGGGRILSQEHRQSHSMRNLNIGNSYAYSRPDPLVYSQPEIRGEHGGAVQQHHHHYPFHTGSSFHSPSPYHPYPTERRPVVGAVSVPELTNVQLQQVQEYPAPNIMRTQVYRPPPPYPYAHPRPANSTPDLSRHLYVSSSNPDLIITRRVHHSVQTFQEDSLPVAHSLQEVSEPLLSGPPHRPTYHGQKRNSIEVAGLAQSLEGIRLKERHMSSSAAETATPPPVPQVGRSQGSQLNVFLERTKTADKADAKDDVQYGHKKSLSDATMLVHSSGEDEEFEEDTGRHTPLSHDAITAIIPEQPPPPPLQQQHHAFIAPSQQQTPLEPPPAYPIGSTMDPSLAAALTYKVHPLIQEKEPAYLPQTRIMPSVSEGDLSGETKHKSKKDFKRWPVADVPQVKKTIEGLPPPGMKSVRLNMRKMGPLKVAHLNGLSVSRHPAQSDVKDEPEQASNDEKCKALERHMERGELLKEYESVPKSRPSGECTIAQMAESADKNRFQDVLPYDDTRVELVPTKENNTGYINASHIKLNVGGHEWNYIATQGPLVNTCQDFWQMVWEQGVAIIAMVTAEEESGREKSFRYWPRLGSRHNPVTYGRFKITTRFRTESGCYATTGLKIRHQLTNQERTVWHLQYTDWPDHGCPENLKGFLTYLDEIQSVRRHTNSTSDVKTNLPVLVHCTAGVGRSGVVILSEIMIACLEHNKTLDVRSALLKLRNQRMMMVQTLSQYNFIYKVLIQYLRNSRLI
- the ptpn21 gene encoding tyrosine-protein phosphatase non-receptor type 21 isoform X2 — translated: MPLPFGLKLKRTRRYTVSSKSCLVTRIQQLNGEFVEFTLSVDSTGQECLEAVAQRLELREITYFSLWYFNKQNQQRWIDPDKPLKKQLDKYGAEPTVYFGVVFYIPSVAQLQQEITRYQYYLQLKKDVLEGRISCTLEQAIRLASLAVQADFGDVDRYDSQEFLQKFALFPIDWIQEERVLEEATQKVALLYQSYRGLPAPEAEMLYMQEVEKMEGYGQESYQAKDHTGTDVTLGSCLDGIFVKHKNASPLNLFRWNDINNMSHNRSFFALELLNREESVQFQTEDMETSKYVCRMCLARLKFYKINKSSLQTQPTVVNTVRRRSSTRLSLPKPQGYMMPPPQMHYNGHFTEPYGSSQDNLYMNSQNGYYYHSQTSLDCPPMEYGNGGRLRNGSVYSAHSTSSLTNPQHYLQPSPMSSNPSITSDITRADYIPSHRHSALIPPSYRATPDYETVMRQKNRGGGRILSQEHRQSHSMRNLNIGNSYAYSRPDPLVYSQPEIRGEHGGAVQQHHHHYPFHTGSSFHSPSPYHPYPTERRPVVGAVSVPELTNVQLQQVQEYPAPNIMRTQVYRPPPPYPYAHPRPANSTPDLSRHLYVSSSNPDLIITRRVHHSVQTFQEDSLPVAHSLQEVSEPLLSGPPHRPTYHGQKRNSIEVAGLAQSLEGIRLKERHMSSSAAETATPPPVPQVGRSQGSQLNVFLERTKTADKADAKDDVQYGHKKSLSDATMLVHSSGEDEEFEEDTGRHTPLSHDAITAIIPEQPPPPPLQQQHHAFIAPSQQQTPLEPPPAYPIGSTMDPSLAAALTYKVHPLIQEKEPAYLPQTRIMPSVSEGDLSGETKHKSKKDFKRWPVADVPQVKKTIEGLPPPGMKSVRLNMRKMGPLKVAHLNGLSVSRHPAQSDVKDEPEQASNDEKCKALERHMERGELLKEYESVPKSRPSGECTIAQMAESADKNRFQDVLPYDDTRVELVPTKENNTGYINASHIKLNVGGHEWNYIATQGPLVNTCQDFWQMVWEQGVAIIAMVTAEEESGREKSFRYWPRLGSRHNPVTYGRFKITTRFRTESGCYATTGLKIRHQLTNQERTVWHLQYTDWPDHGCPENLKGFLTYLDEIQSVRRHTNSTSDVKTNLPVLVHCTAGVGRSGVVILSEIMIACLEHNKTLDVRSALLKLRNQRMMMVQTLSQYNFIYKVLIQYLRNSRLI